A single region of the Stegostoma tigrinum isolate sSteTig4 chromosome 36, sSteTig4.hap1, whole genome shotgun sequence genome encodes:
- the LOC132206356 gene encoding uncharacterized protein LOC132206356: MMGNRKVDKNGDCEKDNLQKSEQQCKQCKMTKDEMESNSLTSKVKPNDSTVFTCSVQDSGGGASSICPSWMTLSGPGCEDHHLFLVVNLSESDEIFSTDKKPTSLTVSERDNVTLTCQFEFRKSRPFALLWITSENKCQSSIHTEQYEVHSNARCCVDGKSAQRIFNHTSRNPTEKIQFLNLTIHSVEMTDSGRYLCVFHCMESGQPVWKIAANISLNVTESCMESTHSPTSASGPSVVTSSGVHTNRKHPCSSCSNIRISVLVFYAVALICIHGVTCRNSRLRPSKKAPSRNP, translated from the exons ATGATGGGTAACAGAAAAGTGGATAAAAACGGTGATTGTGAAAAAGACAATCTTCAGAAAAGTGAGCAGCAATGTAAACAATGCAAAATGACCAAAGATGAAATGGAATCTAATTCTCTGACATCCAAAGTGAAGCCAAATGACTCAACAGTTTTTACATGCTCAGTTCAGGATTCTGGTGGAGGAGCTTCATCGATCTGTCCGTCCTGGATGACACTCTCAGGGCCTGGATGTGAAGACCACCACTTGTTCTTGGTGGTAAATCTGAGTG AATCTGATGAAATATTTTCTACTGACAAAAAACCCACATCGCTGACAGTgtcagagagagacaatgtgacTTTAACCTGCCAATTTGAATTTCGTAAAAGCCGACCCTTCGCTCTCCTTTGGATCACATCAGAAAACAAGTGTCAGTCCTCCATTCACACTGAACAATATGAGGTACATTCTAACGCACGCTGCTGTGTGGATGGCAAGTCAGCACAAAGAATTTTTAACCACACCTCACGCAATCCGACTGAGAAAATACAGTTTCTCAACCTTACTATTCACTCAGTGGAGATGACAGATAGTGGCAGATATCTTTGCGTTTTTCACTGTATGGAGTCAGGGCAACCTGTCTGGAAGATTGCAGCAAACATCTCCCTCAATGTGACAGAGTCGTGCATGGAATCTACACACAGCCCCACCTCAGCATCTGGACCATCTGTAGTGACCAGCAGTGGAGTTCACACAAACAGAAAGC ATCCTTGTTCCAGTTGCAGCAACATACGGATTTCTGTCCTCGTGTTTTATGCGGTTGCACTGATTTGCATTCATGGAGTAACTTGCAGAAACAGCAGGCTAAGACCCTCCAAAAAAG